One genomic segment of Paenibacillus sp. FSL H8-0332 includes these proteins:
- a CDS encoding amidase, with translation MLLHKVSLTEMMSRIHEPGYSPETVLDPYLERYRQLEPHIHAFVPEGEVEGRLDSEKALLQSIYSAEERKPALYGIPVAIKDLLHVDGLPTRAGSQLSAELLAGAQGSLVTKLRALGAVIAGKTVTEEFAYNGPIATRNPHNLAHTPGGSSAGSAAAVAAGLCPLAVGTQTLRSVIAPASFCGVVGFKPSYGRVPLDGVLLFSPSFDTMGFFTQNLPDMEAAAALLVPDWEAPAVTIPRKPVLGIPKGVYMELMSAEVKGVFEANITGLKQLGYEIRDVQMPWEDELIYGNAMLRFIEGELAREHEDRFAEHRVEYGLPVQEAILRGQQIPEEELEQYRTRQRELRRDLMELMDQEGLDLWVSPAQGGTAPKIEERNTGWAGMPAVWGFAGVPTVTLPAATLEGLPLGFQCIGRYGEDETLLAWARQLWPHLADKQPLPAK, from the coding sequence ATGCTGCTTCACAAGGTATCCCTGACAGAAATGATGAGCCGGATTCATGAACCCGGATATTCACCCGAAACTGTGCTTGACCCGTACTTGGAGCGTTACAGACAGCTTGAGCCGCATATCCATGCGTTTGTCCCTGAGGGTGAGGTTGAAGGGCGTCTGGATTCGGAAAAAGCTTTGCTGCAAAGTATTTACAGCGCAGAAGAACGAAAACCGGCCTTATACGGCATTCCTGTAGCGATTAAGGATCTGCTGCATGTGGACGGCTTGCCGACCCGGGCGGGGTCGCAGCTATCCGCTGAGCTGTTAGCCGGTGCCCAGGGGTCTCTGGTCACTAAGCTGCGTGCCCTCGGGGCCGTGATTGCAGGCAAGACGGTGACCGAGGAATTTGCTTACAACGGACCCATTGCTACGCGTAATCCGCATAACCTTGCGCATACTCCCGGCGGTTCCAGTGCAGGCTCCGCCGCAGCGGTGGCTGCGGGGCTCTGTCCGCTGGCAGTAGGAACACAGACGCTGCGTTCGGTGATCGCTCCGGCATCCTTTTGCGGAGTGGTCGGGTTCAAGCCCAGCTATGGCCGGGTTCCGCTGGATGGAGTGCTGCTGTTCTCGCCTTCTTTTGACACGATGGGCTTCTTCACACAGAACTTGCCTGATATGGAGGCTGCGGCAGCCTTGCTTGTCCCGGACTGGGAAGCTCCTGCTGTCACAATTCCCCGTAAGCCGGTTCTGGGTATCCCCAAGGGAGTCTATATGGAGCTGATGAGCGCGGAAGTCAAAGGGGTGTTCGAGGCTAATATCACAGGGCTTAAGCAGCTTGGATATGAAATCCGTGATGTCCAAATGCCGTGGGAAGATGAACTCATCTACGGAAATGCCATGCTGCGCTTCATTGAGGGTGAGCTGGCACGGGAGCATGAAGATAGATTCGCGGAGCATAGAGTAGAATACGGCCTTCCCGTGCAGGAAGCGATCCTTAGAGGACAGCAGATTCCGGAGGAGGAGCTGGAGCAGTACCGCACCCGGCAACGGGAGCTGCGGCGTGATCTGATGGAGCTTATGGACCAAGAGGGACTCGACCTGTGGGTCTCTCCGGCCCAAGGGGGGACTGCGCCGAAGATCGAGGAGCGGAATACGGGCTGGGCAGGGATGCCTGCGGTCTGGGGCTTCGCGGGAGTGCCCACGGTTACTCTGCCTGCGGCAACGCTTGAAGGCCTGCCGCTTGGTTTTCAGTGCATAGGAAGATATGGAGAAGACGAGACGCTGTTAGCCTGGGCGCGCCAGCTATGGCCGCATCTGGCTGATAAGCAACCGCTCCCTGCCAAATAA